One genomic region from Spirulina subsalsa PCC 9445 encodes:
- the metX gene encoding homoserine O-acetyltransferase MetX: protein MNYQQLISPQTQFYSSSRPFPLVLGGELPEVQVAYRTWGHLNESRDNGVLICHAFTGWADLEAWWQPLLGPGKALDPTRDFLICSNILGSCYGTTGPTSVNPRTGKAYGVEFPEITVRDMVHLQARLLEELGVRSLRLVIGGSLGGMQVLEWAACYPDWVKAIAPIAASGRHSAWCIGWSEAQRQAIYTDPLWQGGHYSPDAPPKQGLKVARMIAMSTYRSWGNYSIRFARNEQAEEFAIAHYLKYQGDKLVERFDANTYITLSRAMDHHNLARPDQDYETLLRSIPHPTLIVGIDSDILYPPVEQQELAELIPNAQLAWLHSPHGHDAFLINMDELNELVLTFRQSLHSNPVFPSPCCP from the coding sequence ATGAATTATCAACAGCTAATCTCTCCCCAAACCCAGTTTTATTCTTCCTCCCGCCCTTTCCCCTTGGTGTTAGGGGGGGAGTTGCCCGAGGTGCAGGTGGCCTATCGGACTTGGGGCCATTTAAACGAGTCGCGGGATAATGGGGTGTTGATCTGCCATGCGTTCACGGGCTGGGCGGATTTGGAGGCGTGGTGGCAGCCTTTGCTGGGGCCAGGGAAGGCATTAGACCCGACCCGGGATTTTTTGATTTGTAGCAATATTTTGGGCAGTTGTTACGGCACGACGGGGCCGACTTCTGTTAATCCGAGGACGGGAAAAGCCTATGGGGTGGAGTTTCCGGAAATTACGGTGCGGGATATGGTGCATTTGCAGGCGCGCTTGTTGGAGGAATTGGGGGTGCGATCGCTCCGTTTGGTGATTGGGGGATCTTTGGGGGGGATGCAGGTGTTGGAGTGGGCGGCCTGTTATCCCGATTGGGTAAAGGCGATCGCACCCATTGCCGCCTCCGGGCGACATTCCGCTTGGTGCATTGGCTGGAGTGAAGCCCAACGTCAAGCCATTTATACCGATCCACTCTGGCAAGGGGGGCATTATTCCCCCGATGCTCCCCCCAAACAGGGCTTAAAAGTGGCGCGGATGATTGCCATGAGTACCTATCGTTCTTGGGGGAATTACTCGATTCGCTTTGCCCGTAACGAACAAGCAGAAGAATTTGCGATCGCCCATTACCTGAAATACCAAGGCGATAAATTAGTAGAACGCTTTGATGCCAACACCTACATCACTCTCAGTCGCGCCATGGATCATCATAACTTAGCCCGTCCTGACCAAGATTATGAAACCCTCTTGCGCAGCATTCCTCACCCCACCCTAATCGTCGGCATTGATTCCGATATCCTCTACCCCCCCGTAGAACAACAGGAACTCGCCGAACTCATCCCCAACGCCCAACTCGCTTGGCTGCACTCCCCCCACGGCCACGATGCCTTTTTAATTAACATGGACGAACTCAACGAGTTAGTCCTGACCTTTCGCCAAAGTCTACACAGCAATCCCGTCTTTCCCTCCCCTTGTTGCCCTTGA
- a CDS encoding O-acetylhomoserine aminocarboxypropyltransferase/cysteine synthase family protein, with translation MTDQHHFETLQIHAGQEPAPGTNARAVPIYQTTSYVFNDADHGAKLFALQEFGNIYTRIMNPTTDVFEKRIAALEGGVAALATASGQAAQFLAINNLAQAGDNIVSTSFLYGGTYNQFKVALPRLGVGVKFVDGDDLKDFEAAIDDKTKALYVETMGNPQFNVPDFEGLSKLAHKHGIPLVVDNTFGCGGYLCRPIEYGADIVVESATKWIGGHGTSIGGVIVDSGNFNWGNGKFPMFTDPAPGYHNLNFQEVFGPDGPFGNIAFIIRARVEGLRDLGPCLSPFNAFLLLQGLETLSLRVDRHVSNALALAQWLESHPKVEWVSYLGLPSHPYHTRAKQYLKRGFGCALTFGIKGGVEAGRKFINGVKLASHLANVGDAKTLVIHPASTTHQQLSEAEQLSAGVKPELIRVSVGLEHIDDIKADFDQAFSA, from the coding sequence ATGACAGATCAACATCATTTTGAAACATTACAAATTCATGCCGGACAAGAACCTGCTCCCGGAACTAATGCGCGAGCCGTTCCCATTTATCAAACCACATCTTACGTTTTTAATGATGCTGATCATGGGGCTAAACTCTTTGCTTTACAGGAGTTTGGTAATATATACACCCGCATTATGAACCCCACAACAGATGTGTTTGAAAAACGCATCGCTGCGTTAGAAGGGGGTGTTGCGGCCTTAGCCACTGCCAGTGGACAAGCGGCCCAATTTTTAGCCATTAATAACCTAGCCCAAGCCGGGGATAATATTGTTTCTACCAGTTTCTTATATGGAGGAACATACAATCAATTTAAAGTAGCCTTACCCCGTTTAGGCGTTGGTGTAAAGTTCGTGGATGGGGATGATCTCAAAGACTTTGAAGCGGCTATTGATGACAAAACCAAAGCCCTTTATGTGGAAACGATGGGCAATCCTCAATTTAACGTCCCTGACTTTGAAGGACTATCTAAACTTGCCCATAAACATGGGATTCCTTTAGTAGTTGATAACACTTTTGGTTGTGGGGGGTATCTTTGCCGTCCTATTGAATACGGTGCGGATATTGTGGTGGAATCGGCGACCAAATGGATTGGCGGACATGGAACCTCCATCGGTGGGGTGATTGTGGATTCAGGGAACTTTAACTGGGGGAATGGCAAGTTTCCCATGTTTACGGATCCCGCCCCGGGCTACCATAATTTGAATTTCCAAGAGGTATTCGGCCCTGATGGTCCTTTTGGCAATATTGCCTTTATTATTCGTGCGCGGGTGGAAGGATTACGGGATTTAGGGCCTTGTTTGAGTCCCTTTAATGCCTTTTTACTTTTACAAGGGTTAGAAACCCTTTCTCTACGGGTAGATCGTCATGTTAGCAATGCTTTAGCTCTTGCTCAGTGGCTAGAATCCCATCCAAAAGTGGAATGGGTGAGTTATTTAGGATTACCTAGCCATCCTTACCATACACGGGCGAAACAGTATCTAAAACGGGGGTTTGGTTGCGCGCTCACCTTTGGGATTAAAGGCGGGGTGGAAGCGGGACGCAAGTTTATTAATGGGGTGAAGTTAGCCAGTCATTTAGCCAATGTGGGGGATGCCAAAACCTTGGTCATTCATCCGGCCTCAACCACCCACCAACAGTTAAGCGAAGCGGAACAGTTGTCGGCCGGGGTAAAACCTGAATTAATCCGGGTTTCGGTGGGTTTAGAGCATATTGACGACATTAAGGCGGATTTTGACCAAGCCTTTTCCGCTTAG